In a genomic window of Magnolia sinica isolate HGM2019 chromosome 16, MsV1, whole genome shotgun sequence:
- the LOC131229190 gene encoding ureide permease 2-like encodes MYVVEDKGGAIALMLAALLFLGTWPAVLTLLERRGRLPQHTYLDYSITNLLAAVIIALTFGQIGSSKPDMPNFITQLSQDNWPPVLFAMAGGIVLSLGNLSTQYAWAFVGLSVTEVITSSITVVIGTTMNYFLDDRINRAEILFPGVGCFLIAVCLGSAVHSSNAADNEAKISGSSSNYQGKAWTTENSGISKDLQKQDVTNDLENGSSTTKVENAKAGTAEFLIQVENRRAIKVLGSSTLIGLAMVFFAGICFSLFSPAFNLATNDQWHTLKDGVPHLVVYTAFFYFSCSCFVLAIILNVYFLYHPILGLPRSSFKAYLNDWNGRQWALLAGFLCGFGNGFQFMGGQAAGYAAADAVQALPLVSTFWGVCLFGEYRKSSKRTYVLLFSMLFMFIVAVAVLMASSGHRKT; translated from the exons ATGTATGTGGTGGAGGATAAGGGAGGTGCCATCGCTTTGATGCTGGCTGCCCTCTTATTCTTGGGTACTTGGCCTGCCGTTCTGACTCTCTTAGAGAGGCGGGGTCGGCTTCCGCAACATACTTACCTTGATTATAGCATAACAAATCTGTTGGCAGCTGTAATTATTGCTCTAACCTTTGGTCAGATTGGAAGCAGCAAGCCTGATATGCCAAATTTCATCACTCAGCTTTCTCAG gacaattggcCCCCTGTTTTGTTTGCAATGGCTGGCGGGATAGTTCTTAGCCTTGGGAACCTATCTACTCAGTATGCTTGGGCTTTCGTTGGTCTATCAGTGACCGAGGTCATCACTTCAAGCATAACAGTTGTTATAG GCACGACAATGAACTACTTCTTGGATGATCGCATCAATAGAGCTGAGATTCTTTTCCCTGGAGTTGGATGCTTCCTGATTGCAGTCTGTCTTGGATCTGCCGTTCACTCTTCGAATGCAGCTGATAATGAAGCAAAGATTAGTGGTTCATCAAGTAATTACCAGGGCAAGGCTTG GACGACAGAAAATTCAGGGATTAGCAAAGATCTTCAAAAGCAAG ATGTGACAAACGATTTGGAGAATGGAAGCTCAACAACCAAGGTGGAAAATGCAAAGGCTGGAACTGCTGAGTTTCTCATACAAGTTGAAAATAGGAGGGCAATCAAG GTTCTGGGATCAAGCACGTTGATAGGTCTTGCCATGGTGTTCTTTGCTGGCATTTGCTTCTCTCTCTTCTCGCCAGCATTCAACCTGGCGACAAATGATCAGTGGCACACTTTAAAAGATGGGGTGCCCCACTTGGTTGTCTACACTGCATTTTTCTATTTCTCATGCTCTTGTTTCGTCCTTGCGATCATTCTCAATGTCTACTTCCTGTACCATCCAATACTTGGCCTGCCAAGATCGTCTTTCAAGGCTTATCTGAATGATTGGAATGGCCGACAGTGGGCACTCCTGGCTGGGTTCTTATGCGGGTTTGGGAATGGATTTCAGTTCATGGGCGGTCAAGCAGCTGGATATGCAGCAGCGGATGCTGTTCAG GCACTGCCGCTGGTGAGCACCTTCTGGGGTGTATGTCTATTTGGAGAGTACCGGAAGTCGTCAAAGAGGACGTACGTGTTGCTGTTCAGCATGTTATTCATGTTCATTGTTGCTGTAGCTGTGCTCATGGCCTCATCTGGACATAGGAagacatga